The DNA window CCCACGGCATGTTGTAGTATTTAATTTTTTTCCCACCTTTGTAAAAGTCTGTCTTTTTACCCCCATCTGCTGTCAGGAAGCGATCATACTTGTAGGTGAGTGGGTCCGGGTGGACCTCCGGGTCCATCTGGACGGCAGTGTAAGGAAACAGGGCtactctgtctccttctctgatGCGGTACTCGTTTCCATCTGCCATCTTGAGGGACATGTCCTGGAGCACGGCCCTGGTGAGGACAGGGGCGGAGGTGAGGCGGAGGGTCTCCTCCACGGCGCTGTCCAGGATGGGCGTCTTTTGCAGCATGTCCTGGGTCAGGTTGATGAAAGGACCTTCGTGCTTCACCTCCTGGCCCGTCTCCTTAAGCACCTCCTCCACTTCCCCCTGCACGGCCTTCATGGCGTCTGGGTGCTTCATGAGGTAGAAGAGCAGCCAGAAGGCAGCAGGGcctgtgttgccctgtgaggCCCAAAGGAGAAGAAACATGTACCTGTCCTGCATGAAGTCCTCCATGccctgctcctccctctcctgctgcTGATCGCGCACCCAGACACTGATGTTCTCCTTGGTCTTCACTTTCTGCACTGACAGCATGTTCCAGAACAGCCTCTTCagcctctccgcctctctcttctcccctggaGGCAGGACCCCATAGGCCAGATTGGGGAAGAGCTGGTCATACTTACGGAACTCAAGGAAGAGCTCCTGGGACTCCACTCTGTCGACCTCTCTGGCTTTTTCCATGCTCTCTGTGGATTTTGGTGTCTCATTCCCGAATAGAGCCAGGTAACCTGCCCTGAAGACAATGTTGTAGCTGTAGTTGAACAGACCGTCCTCATTCCAGGGCATATGGTTATTATCCCCCGTCCCTACACTGTGCAGCATCAGATTCTGTAGGTTGCTCATCATAGCCTGTGTCATGACAACTAAACCGTCCCCCATCAGGTGCTTGCTGCTGGACATCTGAGGAAACCTGTGGTCGGAGTGGTAACCAAACACTTTCTGCACCAGATGTTGTGCAAACTTGCTGAAGTCCAGTTTGGTGCGGGCCTCCTTCACAATCGTCCCGAAGGACCGAGGGTCCATAAGGAATGTGAAGTAGAATCCTCCCAGCTGCACGGTGAAAATATCCCCATGCTTCCCCTTCATCCTCTCCAGGAACTTCGCTGTGTCCCTGCGGAACTCTAGGACATGGCCCAGCCAGGGGATGGGGCCCCGGTCCAGGGGGGGTTCCCCGGGTCGACGCTGCCTGACAGCCCCCAGGAGGTAGAAGCCCCCCAGGACAGAGGCTAGCAGAGCCAGAAGGATCAGCAGCAGAAAGCCCATGGTCCTTTCTTCTTCGTTCTCACACAGACAATCTGAGCCCCGGCTAGAATGTGGGTTTTTTTTATGGCGTGATCAAACTATGACACCCCTGCCAGCAGTTAATGACTAACTCGATTGCACAATAACCAGAAACCACCCACAAACGGTACAGAACAGTCTTTGGTGTTTCCAATTTAAACAAAGGTTAAGACGTATAAAGGTCAGAAAAATTCAAATAATGAATTGCATATTATAGGACGTGCAACGTATTTTGTCATTTACCATCTGTATGTTTCATAATCTGGAGAAaacagcccagaacagagtgtGATAGAGAGGAATGGACGTTGATGGACTATACTCCCAAAGTAGAAACAGTAGCAAAGTAGAAAAGTAGCTTCACAGTACATTCCAATCTCTATTTTGGGTGTGATGAATGTAAAAGTATAGTATGTTCTTTTTTCTCTCAACAATGCCACAGAGTGGATTAGACATAGCCACCAAATGATGTAATTCTAGCTACTCCCCCTGAGCAGTCCATGTAGTGTGTATTTGAAAGCACCTTTAGTGACCTCAGACTGATTTAAACATTTCCCCTTTGTGTCCACAAGATGGCCTACGACATTTGTAGGAGTACACATCACCCTTTTATGTGCACAGTAGCATTGCATACCACAAAGCTTCCTTCTATTTGGCTTACTAGTTTAGCTTTTGGGGAGCTGCTGAATCTTGAGCATGCTTCAACCCCAAATAACCACAGACAGTCTCTACCAAAGCATTGAATTGtcattgaattgacgtctgtgcccagttgAGATACACTAACTATATTGACAATAATACCTACTTCAGATAGAAGATGGGGTATAGTATGTGATTTTTGTATGACGACCACATCTCTGTATACCCCAAACATCTGTAAGGCTCCTTAATCAAGAAGTGAATTTCTAgcacagatttaaccacaaagtCCAGAGAGGTTTACCAATGTCTAACAAACAAGGGCAATGATTGGtagatttgtaaaaaaataaaaagtgagtacggtgaagttattaattaggctttggatggtgtatacaaagatacaggcgtcattcctaactcagttgcctagttacagttttgacatacaatggggagaacaagtatttgatacactgccgatgttGCAGTTTTTCCTACTTACAACGCCTgtaaatgcaaattaattacttaaaaatcatacaatgtgattttctggatttttgttttagattccgtctctcacagttgaagtgtacctatgataaaaatgacagacctctacatgctttgcaagatggaaaacctgcaaaatcgacagtgtatcaaatacttgttcttcccactctatatctgcttgaaaatctatggcaagacttgaacatgtctgtctagcaatgatcaacaaccaacctgacagatcttgaagcattttttaaatgtattaatcatattaaataaataataatcttccGAAATGACTTTGGCAAAGCAACCAAATAACTATGGCTTTACAATTATGCTTTATTTAGTCAAATATTACATCTGTTTGGATTTATTGCAGTCTATAAATTAtttttttgtaattatgttctcattagtttaaaaaaaatgtttttaaaaacttttcaattttgacatta is part of the Oncorhynchus keta strain PuntledgeMale-10-30-2019 chromosome 15, Oket_V2, whole genome shotgun sequence genome and encodes:
- the LOC127907637 gene encoding 5-beta-cholestane-3-alpha,7-alpha-diol 12-alpha-hydroxylase-like — protein: MGFLLLILLALLASVLGGFYLLGAVRQRRPGEPPLDRGPIPWLGHVLEFRRDTAKFLERMKGKHGDIFTVQLGGFYFTFLMDPRSFGTIVKEARTKLDFSKFAQHLVQKVFGYHSDHRFPQMSSSKHLMGDGLVVMTQAMMSNLQNLMLHSVGTGDNNHMPWNEDGLFNYSYNIVFRAGYLALFGNETPKSTESMEKAREVDRVESQELFLEFRKYDQLFPNLAYGVLPPGEKREAERLKRLFWNMLSVQKVKTKENISVWVRDQQQEREEQGMEDFMQDRYMFLLLWASQGNTGPAAFWLLFYLMKHPDAMKAVQGEVEEVLKETGQEVKHEGPFINLTQDMLQKTPILDSAVEETLRLTSAPVLTRAVLQDMSLKMADGNEYRIREGDRVALFPYTAVQMDPEVHPDPLTYKYDRFLTADGGKKTDFYKGGKKIKYYNMPWGAGITMCPGRFFATNELKQFVFLMLTYFDFELKNPDEKIPDIDTKRWGFGSMHPTRDIQFRYRLRF